From the Primulina tabacum isolate GXHZ01 chromosome 15, ASM2559414v2, whole genome shotgun sequence genome, one window contains:
- the LOC142527306 gene encoding auxin-responsive protein SAUR71-like: MYVPWLYSSSLHSLQNMKKLMRRLSKVADSSSYCLLRTQSKEASRSGSCRRRNGGVPEGHFPVYVGDEMERFVVSADLLNHPIFLQLLDNSAQEYGYEQQGVLRIPCHVFLFERVLEALRIGGESCDLQELLQSLSDDQW, translated from the coding sequence atgtatgtaccgTGGCTATACTCGTCGTCTCTTCATTCACTTCAAAACATGAAGAAGCTAATGAGGAGATTATCGAAGGTTGCCGATTCCTCGAGCTATTGTCTACTGCGGACTCAATCGAAGGAGGCGTCCCGCTCAGGATCGTGCCGAAGAAGGAACGGGGGTGTTCCGGAGGGGCATTTCCCGGTATACGTGGGCGATGAGATGGAGAGATTTGTGGTGAGCGCAGATTTGTTGAATCACCCCATCTTTTTGCAGCTGCTGGATAATTCGGCGCAGGAGTACGGGTACGAGCAGCAAGGCGTGCTCCGGATCCCCTGCCACGTGTTCCTCTTCGAACGCGTGCTCGAGGCGCTCCGCATCGGCGGCGAGTCGTGCGATCTTCAGGAGCTGCTGCAATCGCTGTCGGACGATCAATGGTAG